One stretch of Chryseobacterium indologenes DNA includes these proteins:
- a CDS encoding XAC2610-related protein, translated as MSMNILNYYRSLSAFILLGPFYFGQYQFEVKDASKNYNAVIHISNCFDDQCMDKGTVELFNNNNTKVQTFTSDNLVLYLEKGQRLERGKVISLKKEQSPLIFGDFNFDGTEDLAIRNGNMGNYSSASYDVYVFNSTRMAFVKSKELTELGSDNFDFFETDPVRKRIITFGKDGCCRLFTTEYEVIPNKGLDRVLDKEEDLTNEDYVKVTIKEKKNNKWTTRTKVYPSDQYNREK; from the coding sequence ATGAGCATGAATATTTTGAATTATTACAGGAGTTTGTCCGCTTTTATTTTATTAGGACCTTTCTATTTTGGGCAATATCAGTTTGAGGTAAAAGATGCCTCAAAAAACTATAATGCTGTCATTCATATCAGCAATTGTTTTGATGACCAGTGTATGGATAAAGGTACTGTTGAATTATTTAACAACAATAACACTAAAGTACAGACTTTTACATCAGATAATTTGGTATTGTATCTTGAAAAAGGACAGAGGCTGGAGCGCGGAAAAGTGATCTCATTAAAGAAAGAACAGAGCCCTTTGATTTTTGGTGACTTTAATTTTGACGGAACCGAAGATCTCGCTATAAGAAATGGTAATATGGGAAATTACAGTTCTGCATCTTATGATGTATATGTATTTAATAGTACAAGAATGGCCTTTGTAAAAAGTAAAGAGCTTACAGAACTAGGATCAGATAATTTTGATTTTTTTGAAACAGATCCGGTTCGCAAACGCATTATTACCTTTGGAAAGGATGGCTGCTGCCGACTTTTTACCACGGAATATGAAGTGATTCCTAATAAGGGACTTGATAGGGTTCTTGACAAAGAAGAAGACCTTACCAATGAAGATTATGTAAAAGTTACGATAAAAGAAAAGAAAAATAATAAATGGACTACCAGAACCAAGGTGTATCCATCAGATCAATATAATAGAGAAAAGTAA
- a CDS encoding acyltransferase family protein, protein MYIIISFLFFINSPTFKRNLLLLMFLASVCVTAFNSNYLKIYFNALNLEPVLFYKLSALFFGGALMNYVKIKFNPILFFILIVSLAVSFYFGVFHITSSFIFPLLVVPLGKEYFQSFQLPKKLGDISYGVYIYAFFIQQVFMNFLNLSPVLLFILSTIVTYTLSYFSWHFIEKRMKRFKTIFSPQFQTQ, encoded by the coding sequence ATGTACATCATAATCAGTTTTTTGTTTTTTATTAACTCACCAACATTTAAAAGAAACCTACTCTTATTAATGTTTCTTGCAAGTGTTTGTGTTACTGCTTTTAATTCAAATTATCTGAAAATATATTTTAATGCACTTAATCTTGAACCTGTTCTTTTTTATAAGCTTTCTGCGCTATTTTTTGGCGGTGCATTAATGAATTACGTTAAAATTAAGTTTAATCCTATTCTGTTTTTCATTCTAATAGTATCATTGGCTGTTAGTTTTTATTTCGGTGTATTTCACATAACATCATCTTTCATTTTTCCTTTACTAGTAGTTCCTTTAGGTAAAGAATATTTCCAATCTTTTCAACTTCCCAAAAAACTTGGAGATATATCATACGGCGTCTATATTTATGCCTTTTTTATTCAGCAGGTTTTTATGAACTTTTTGAATTTGTCTCCTGTTTTATTATTTATTTTATCAACAATTGTGACTTATACCTTATCTTATTTTTCATGGCATTTTATAGAGAAACGGATGAAAAGATTTAAAACAATTTTTAGCCCACAATTTCAAACTCAGTAA
- a CDS encoding acyltransferase family protein: MKDNFNWLRLLFSTLVIFSHSFDLTGNSDFLFDLTKTTSLGAIAVAFFFVLSGYLIFQSVEKSDNLLDYFWKRSLRLFPALFIMLCFSMGIMVLLNYKIIFQKDFWYYLPNNLSLYNVQYNVSGIFNKNPYPMLLMEAYGL, translated from the coding sequence ATGAAAGATAATTTTAACTGGCTTCGATTACTTTTCTCAACATTAGTGATTTTTTCCCATTCATTTGATCTAACTGGAAACTCAGATTTTCTTTTTGATCTAACAAAGACAACTTCCTTGGGAGCAATTGCTGTGGCATTTTTCTTTGTTTTAAGTGGTTACTTAATTTTTCAAAGCGTTGAAAAATCTGATAATTTATTAGACTATTTTTGGAAAAGATCATTAAGGCTTTTCCCTGCTCTGTTCATTATGCTTTGTTTTTCAATGGGTATAATGGTTTTACTGAATTATAAAATCATCTTTCAAAAAGATTTTTGGTATTATTTACCTAATAATTTAAGTTTGTATAATGTTCAGTACAATGTTTCTGGCATTTTCAATAAAAATCCTTACCCCATGCTATTAATGGAAGCTTATGGTCTTTAG
- a CDS encoding PadR family transcriptional regulator, producing MNTENTKAQMRKGILEFCILSLINNREMYVSDLIDELKKGKLDVVEGTLYPLLTRLKNGEFLSYRWEESTGGPPRKYYQITEKGKLFLDELQNTWNELTASVNQITQQH from the coding sequence ATGAATACTGAAAATACCAAAGCGCAAATGCGAAAAGGAATTCTGGAATTCTGTATTCTAAGTCTCATCAATAATCGCGAAATGTATGTTTCTGATCTGATTGATGAACTGAAAAAAGGAAAACTGGATGTAGTGGAAGGTACCCTCTACCCTCTTCTCACAAGACTTAAAAACGGAGAGTTTCTCTCATACAGATGGGAAGAATCTACGGGAGGACCACCCAGAAAATATTATCAGATCACAGAAAAAGGAAAGCTTTTCCTGGATGAACTACAAAATACGTGGAATGAGCTTACCGCTTCAGTAAACCAAATTACACAACAACATTAA
- a CDS encoding PspC domain-containing protein, giving the protein MNKTLSIGLAGFSFTIEEHAYIKLSDYLNALRSSLDASEADEVMHDIEIRMVEIFRDSLGKREVVNDTDVEKVIAQIGTPEKIEEQEEAYFSEKNTTKNTNTGTHYTDKKQLFRDPEKQKIAGVCAGLAHYVGMDITAMRIIWVVVFLVMIPAAGSALVILLLYLILWLVLPKAQTASDFLKMQGKPMNFDNLKNESNKLVQFANESTQRVGEIYNENKPYIDNAGSGIWNIFKYIIGAFSVLVAIGSIIGVFVLFALFGMDTDFPGANQIRFYMDDNGLDKVLAAIMIIGSLIPAILFSLLSIKIFSPKTKLRNLGWVVGGLFLLLIGLGTYFGISMAKKNLIYKGSKEDIENVAINTTSDTVYVDVKQVSIPQSYKAYDDDIYSDKKSVYEEDYISVEVTRKPEVKTPYLIIKKEGNGYNFPIQVTVPVEVVNNKVILPNYIKYPYDHRFRDYRVNYELVVPQNTVVIPLKKDRIDFDGDLNGDGMDDDDQDRDENHNGIRIEKNKITVNGSSIEYNSDDKDSIIINGKKVPNNQAKKVIDSVASDIKKINKDVDIKIKDGKNEISIQTK; this is encoded by the coding sequence ATGAACAAAACACTCTCAATAGGACTCGCAGGTTTTTCTTTTACAATAGAAGAACACGCATATATAAAGCTCAGCGATTACCTGAACGCTTTGAGAAGCTCACTGGATGCTTCGGAAGCAGATGAGGTAATGCACGACATAGAAATAAGAATGGTGGAGATTTTCAGAGATTCTCTGGGAAAACGTGAAGTAGTAAATGATACTGATGTAGAAAAAGTAATCGCACAGATCGGAACTCCTGAAAAGATCGAAGAACAGGAAGAGGCTTATTTTTCTGAAAAAAATACAACTAAAAATACCAACACAGGAACTCATTATACAGACAAAAAGCAATTATTCCGTGATCCTGAGAAACAGAAAATCGCAGGGGTATGTGCTGGACTAGCCCATTATGTAGGAATGGATATTACCGCGATGAGAATTATCTGGGTAGTTGTTTTCTTAGTAATGATTCCAGCAGCAGGAAGTGCATTAGTGATTCTACTGCTTTATCTGATCCTTTGGCTCGTACTTCCAAAAGCACAAACCGCTTCAGATTTCCTGAAGATGCAGGGAAAGCCTATGAACTTCGACAATCTTAAGAATGAGTCTAATAAATTGGTACAATTTGCTAATGAATCTACTCAGAGGGTCGGAGAAATCTATAACGAAAACAAACCTTACATTGACAATGCAGGCAGTGGAATATGGAATATATTCAAATACATTATTGGTGCATTCTCTGTATTGGTAGCTATAGGAAGTATTATAGGAGTATTTGTACTGTTTGCCCTTTTCGGAATGGATACAGACTTCCCAGGAGCTAATCAGATCAGATTTTATATGGATGACAATGGTCTAGACAAAGTACTGGCAGCGATCATGATCATAGGAAGTTTAATTCCAGCCATTCTTTTCAGCCTATTAAGTATTAAGATCTTCTCTCCAAAAACAAAACTGAGAAATCTTGGATGGGTCGTTGGCGGATTATTCCTTCTTCTGATCGGACTGGGAACTTATTTCGGAATCAGCATGGCCAAGAAAAACCTGATTTACAAAGGCAGTAAAGAAGATATAGAAAACGTTGCCATCAATACAACTTCTGATACCGTATACGTTGACGTAAAACAAGTAAGTATTCCGCAAAGTTATAAAGCGTATGACGACGATATCTATTCTGATAAAAAATCAGTGTATGAAGAAGATTATATCTCTGTAGAAGTGACCCGGAAACCGGAAGTAAAAACCCCTTATTTAATCATCAAAAAAGAAGGAAACGGGTATAATTTTCCAATTCAGGTAACAGTACCGGTAGAGGTTGTAAACAATAAAGTAATCCTTCCCAACTACATTAAGTATCCGTATGACCACAGATTCAGAGATTACAGAGTAAACTATGAACTTGTAGTTCCTCAAAATACAGTAGTAATCCCGTTAAAAAAAGATAGAATTGATTTTGACGGAGATCTGAACGGAGATGGTATGGATGATGATGATCAGGACAGAGATGAAAATCATAACGGAATCAGAATTGAAAAAAATAAGATTACGGTAAACGGTTCCAGCATAGAATACAACTCTGATGATAAAGACAGTATTATCATTAACGGTAAAAAAGTTCCGAACAACCAGGCTAAGAAAGTTATTGATTCCGTAGCATCTGATATCAAAAAGATCAACAAAGATGTGGACATCAAAATAAAAGACGGAAAAAACGAAATATCCATACAAACTAAATAA
- a CDS encoding 1-acyl-sn-glycerol-3-phosphate acyltransferase, giving the protein MKKLIGKLMLKLLGWKVVLQGDVNNLNRCILVVAPHTHNMEYILGNFAYWSLNKPLKIIIKDAHTKAWYGSVVKGLGGIGIDRSQKNDLVNFVAKQFAKEDFSLVITPEGTRSWVPKWRKGFYHMAMAAKVPIVLAAGDFKRNIVYLGYTIPYERIASVPFSEIMQEIQDYYVKNDIVPKVPANWNPNIMGSGE; this is encoded by the coding sequence ATGAAAAAGCTGATAGGCAAACTGATGTTAAAATTATTAGGCTGGAAAGTTGTTCTACAGGGCGACGTTAACAACCTGAACAGATGTATTCTGGTAGTGGCACCTCATACCCATAATATGGAATACATTTTAGGAAACTTTGCCTATTGGTCCTTGAATAAACCTTTAAAAATTATTATTAAAGATGCCCACACCAAAGCATGGTACGGAAGCGTTGTAAAAGGACTTGGAGGAATTGGTATTGACAGAAGCCAGAAAAATGATCTTGTCAATTTTGTAGCGAAACAGTTTGCTAAAGAAGATTTCAGCCTTGTAATTACTCCCGAAGGTACAAGAAGCTGGGTTCCGAAATGGAGAAAAGGATTCTATCACATGGCTATGGCGGCAAAAGTACCTATTGTATTGGCAGCAGGAGATTTCAAAAGAAATATTGTATACCTGGGCTATACCATTCCTTATGAAAGAATAGCATCCGTTCCGTTTTCTGAAATCATGCAGGAAATTCAGGATTACTATGTGAAAAACGATATTGTCCCTAAAGTTCCAGCCAATTGGAACCCCAATATTATGGGATCTGGGGAATAA
- a CDS encoding PaaI family thioesterase — MKGQTKEEILAFINNWGDETLAKAMEIKFIDIDLENETLTATMPVLPRTHQPFGIMHGGASCVLAETLGSSLSNIFIDGDKYYGVGTNINSNHLRSKKDGIVTATARFIRKGKTMHVSEIEIRDEKGTLINHTTMTNNIINK; from the coding sequence ATGAAAGGTCAGACAAAAGAAGAAATATTAGCATTCATCAATAACTGGGGTGATGAAACCCTGGCAAAAGCAATGGAAATCAAATTCATTGATATCGATCTCGAAAATGAAACCCTTACCGCTACCATGCCTGTACTGCCAAGAACCCATCAGCCCTTCGGGATCATGCATGGCGGAGCAAGTTGTGTACTGGCTGAAACATTAGGTTCAAGCCTGTCTAATATTTTTATTGACGGTGATAAATATTATGGTGTAGGAACCAATATCAACTCCAATCACTTAAGAAGTAAAAAAGACGGAATAGTAACCGCTACTGCCCGATTCATCAGAAAAGGAAAAACAATGCACGTTTCTGAAATCGAGATCCGAGATGAAAAAGGAACACTTATCAACCACACTACTATGACGAATAATATCATCAATAAATAG
- a CDS encoding chorismate-binding protein, whose translation MIYFKLPFNEGLYTVEETTDKNAVNFYSYNSQNQINFNGDIIKVDSTKCIDISITNEILTEDKTGFKEEAKEEYCNTLQKVIEVIRENDLPKLVYSRRKIYTDFKRIDYKTSFENLCQSYPNAFRYLFNDGKNAWMGAFSEVLGKFNKTTHEFETMALAGTLPISEEWTEKEIEEQKPVTTYIQNILKNYSDSIQQSETYDHVSGNIKHLRTDFKTTIQPSDLDNLIKDLHPTPAVCGIPKDFCNDKIRKYEKFPREFYAGYIRVEIEESILYFVNLRCARLYKDSVHVFAGGGITAQSNPEKEWMETELKSEAILKNLAIS comes from the coding sequence ATGATTTATTTCAAACTTCCCTTCAACGAAGGATTATATACTGTAGAAGAAACAACTGATAAAAATGCAGTCAATTTTTATTCTTATAACAGCCAGAATCAGATTAACTTTAATGGAGACATCATCAAGGTTGATTCTACAAAGTGTATTGATATTTCAATCACCAACGAAATATTAACAGAAGATAAAACAGGCTTTAAAGAAGAAGCTAAAGAAGAATATTGCAATACCCTACAAAAAGTTATTGAAGTTATCAGAGAAAATGATCTTCCCAAACTGGTTTACTCCAGAAGAAAGATCTATACAGACTTTAAGAGAATAGATTATAAGACTAGTTTCGAGAATTTATGCCAATCCTACCCTAATGCCTTCAGATACCTGTTTAATGATGGAAAAAACGCTTGGATGGGCGCTTTTTCTGAGGTATTAGGTAAGTTTAATAAAACCACCCATGAATTTGAAACGATGGCTCTGGCAGGAACTCTTCCTATTTCTGAAGAATGGACAGAAAAAGAGATTGAAGAACAGAAACCGGTTACCACTTATATTCAGAATATTCTGAAAAACTATTCAGACAGCATTCAGCAATCTGAAACCTATGACCATGTTTCCGGAAATATAAAACACCTTCGTACAGATTTTAAAACAACAATACAACCCAGCGATCTTGACAATTTAATAAAGGATTTACACCCTACTCCGGCAGTTTGTGGGATACCTAAAGATTTTTGTAATGACAAAATCCGAAAGTATGAGAAATTCCCCCGTGAGTTCTACGCAGGTTATATCAGGGTGGAAATTGAAGAAAGTATCCTTTATTTTGTGAATCTAAGATGCGCAAGGCTTTATAAGGATTCTGTCCATGTTTTTGCAGGCGGTGGTATTACCGCCCAGAGTAATCCGGAAAAAGAATGGATGGAAACTGAGCTTAAATCTGAAGCCATTTTGAAGAACTTGGCTATTTCCTAA